A genomic stretch from Aerosakkonema funiforme FACHB-1375 includes:
- a CDS encoding glycosyltransferase family 2 protein — protein sequence MPVVSVIIPAYNAEKTILETIQSLQQQTFSDFEAIVINDGSTDSTLELLSKIEDSRLKVFSYENGGLPVARNRGIDRATGEYITFIDADDLWTPDKLELQLAALQHHPEAGVVYSWTAFINEKSEFLYAWSPLYYEGNVYPELLIKNFISSGSNILARRQFIEKAGKFDPTLKSAEDWDYYIRLAALCPFVLVPKYQILYRRSSQSMTSKVDVMEKYILTVTARAFQAAPPDMQYLKKRSLATTYRFLAQLCIAHVQDDRGVKLASQKLQKAMRSYPKILLDRQTLRLVVKLGLMRLLPYNFSVNFTQFLGKLLPDSATKRFKLGNQDLV from the coding sequence ATGCCAGTTGTATCTGTGATTATTCCCGCTTACAATGCTGAGAAAACCATCTTAGAAACTATTCAGTCATTACAGCAACAAACTTTCTCAGATTTTGAAGCGATCGTCATCAATGACGGTTCGACTGACTCAACTCTAGAACTGTTGAGTAAAATAGAAGATTCGCGGCTGAAAGTTTTTTCTTATGAAAATGGTGGATTGCCAGTTGCTCGCAATCGCGGGATCGATCGCGCTACTGGAGAATACATCACTTTCATCGATGCAGATGACTTGTGGACACCGGATAAGTTGGAGTTACAGCTAGCCGCTTTACAACATCATCCCGAAGCAGGAGTAGTTTACAGTTGGACTGCTTTTATAAACGAAAAAAGCGAATTTTTATATGCGTGGTCACCGCTTTACTACGAAGGAAATGTTTATCCCGAACTGCTAATTAAAAATTTTATTTCCAGCGGTTCTAATATCCTCGCTCGCAGGCAATTTATTGAGAAAGCAGGAAAGTTCGACCCAACTCTTAAATCTGCTGAAGATTGGGATTATTACATACGTTTAGCAGCTCTGTGTCCTTTTGTTTTGGTTCCTAAATACCAAATTCTTTACCGTCGGTCTTCCCAGTCGATGACATCTAAAGTTGATGTCATGGAAAAATACATACTGACGGTGACGGCAAGAGCATTTCAGGCTGCACCACCAGATATGCAATATCTTAAAAAGCGTAGTTTGGCAACTACTTATCGCTTCCTGGCACAGCTATGTATAGCTCACGTTCAGGATGATCGAGGAGTAAAACTGGCCAGTCAGAAATTGCAAAAGGCGATGCGATCCTATCCAAAGATTTTGCTAGACCGCCAGACTCTGCGTTTAGTGGTAAAGCTCGGATTAATGCGACTGCTTCCCTATAATTTTTCTGTTAACTTTACCCAATTTCTTGGGAAATTATTGCCTGACTCGGCGACCAAACGTTTTAAACTAGGCAATCAAGATCTAGTATAG
- a CDS encoding O-antigen ligase family protein produces the protein MTNSVFAGLIKSDKSSTQRRKTSGIYPQNFEEKIVWYSITGIYILYLMGAQHLLAPGLAWFLAFYLCKKLWNQTEDTPPEERITIPIGIWVWIICMLFMEVALVAAHLDFDMSLFKTIKSSINFFIRTWALFALFPLIGCLKIRPQLIYRAICIVCLQSLIIIPICYVASLIHLKSLLYVSPLFKLGGVGAEYYNVYLYGVDGETHQARLYLFTPWAPALGLVGDLYFFLTYKEASKKWRWIGIIGAAAMVWGSASRLGILCFLILPVVNFVLCYFSRPIVQLGTGIISFLAGLFGLQIINWAKDFKAQFDGQRAGSSRVREILGNLAMYRWKTEAPIWGHGVAEPKGPPVAAGKPIGSHHAWFGLLFTNGIVGLIAFAIPLIWTFIEFFIKAQKSDLAKIALGVVLVLFFYSFAENIESLIYVYWPALVIMGIAFKEKVSFNILS, from the coding sequence ATGACAAATTCTGTTTTTGCAGGCTTGATAAAATCAGATAAAAGTTCAACCCAACGACGAAAAACTTCGGGAATTTATCCGCAAAATTTTGAAGAAAAAATAGTTTGGTATTCCATCACAGGAATCTATATCCTGTACTTGATGGGAGCGCAGCATTTATTAGCACCGGGACTGGCTTGGTTCTTAGCCTTTTACCTGTGCAAAAAACTCTGGAATCAAACCGAAGACACTCCACCTGAAGAAAGAATTACCATACCTATTGGTATTTGGGTATGGATTATTTGTATGCTATTTATGGAGGTGGCTTTAGTTGCGGCTCATTTGGACTTCGATATGAGCCTTTTTAAAACTATTAAATCAAGTATCAATTTTTTTATCAGAACTTGGGCTCTCTTTGCCTTGTTCCCTTTAATAGGATGCCTCAAGATCAGACCGCAATTAATTTATAGAGCCATCTGTATCGTTTGCCTGCAAAGTTTAATTATTATTCCCATTTGTTATGTAGCAAGTCTCATACATTTAAAATCTTTATTATACGTTTCTCCTCTTTTTAAATTAGGAGGAGTTGGTGCTGAATATTACAATGTATACCTGTATGGCGTTGATGGTGAAACTCACCAAGCCCGATTATATCTATTTACTCCTTGGGCTCCTGCTCTGGGGCTGGTAGGCGATCTATATTTCTTTCTTACTTATAAAGAAGCTAGCAAAAAGTGGCGATGGATTGGTATTATTGGCGCTGCTGCTATGGTTTGGGGTTCGGCTTCCCGCTTGGGTATACTATGTTTTCTCATTCTGCCAGTAGTAAATTTTGTTTTATGCTATTTTAGTCGTCCGATCGTACAACTGGGAACAGGAATAATCAGCTTCTTAGCTGGTCTTTTCGGTCTGCAAATAATTAATTGGGCTAAAGATTTTAAAGCACAGTTTGACGGTCAAAGGGCGGGGTCTTCAAGAGTTAGAGAAATTTTGGGTAATTTAGCTATGTATCGTTGGAAAACTGAAGCACCGATTTGGGGACATGGAGTTGCCGAACCAAAAGGCCCGCCTGTTGCGGCTGGCAAACCGATCGGCTCCCACCATGCTTGGTTTGGGCTTTTATTCACTAATGGGATCGTAGGTCTGATCGCTTTTGCAATTCCTCTAATATGGACTTTTATCGAGTTTTTTATCAAGGCTCAGAAAAGCGACCTCGCTAAGATAGCGTTAGGTGTGGTTTTAGTTTTATTTTTCTACTCTTTTGCTGAAAATATAGAGTCTCTGATCTATGTTTATTGGCCTGCTTTGGTAATTATGGGGATAGCGTTCAAAGAAAAAGTTAGTTTCAATATATTGTCATAA
- a CDS encoding glycosyltransferase family 2 protein produces the protein MKKVSVIIPIYNVEKYIAVAVQSVLNQTYENFELLIVDDGSPDRSVEICQQFTDPRIKIISQKNRGLAGARNTGIRHAQGAYLAFLDGDDLWLPEMLEKNIVHLETSPDVGISFNRSAFIDEAGNELGTYTMPQLKDIDVPCLLRGSPIGNGSAAVIRREVLEAIRFQDNLYGTVENFYFDDRFRQSEDIEFWLRIVIQTPWKIAGIPDVMTLYRVNTASLSANFIKQFESWEKVFEKTRSYAAEKVEPWESMARAYQLRYLARSAVRMQAGEAAVQLINRSLSTYWRILLEEPRRTILTWVAAYLLWLLPSSVYSQINSFAAKRRGSNQRRQILQEQSGQLL, from the coding sequence ATGAAAAAAGTTTCTGTCATTATCCCGATTTACAATGTAGAAAAATATATCGCTGTTGCCGTACAGTCGGTTCTCAATCAAACTTACGAAAATTTTGAGTTGTTGATTGTTGATGATGGTTCGCCCGATCGCAGCGTCGAAATTTGTCAGCAATTCACCGATCCCAGAATTAAAATTATTAGCCAAAAAAATCGCGGCTTGGCTGGGGCGAGAAACACAGGTATTCGCCACGCTCAAGGGGCATATTTGGCATTTCTAGATGGGGATGACCTGTGGTTACCAGAAATGCTAGAAAAAAATATCGTTCATCTGGAAACTTCACCAGATGTAGGTATTAGCTTCAATCGTTCTGCTTTTATCGATGAAGCGGGAAACGAGTTAGGCACTTATACAATGCCCCAGCTTAAGGATATCGACGTGCCTTGTTTGCTGCGCGGTAGCCCCATTGGGAATGGTTCGGCGGCGGTAATTCGACGCGAGGTTTTGGAAGCAATTCGCTTTCAAGATAATCTTTATGGTACTGTGGAAAATTTTTATTTTGACGATCGCTTTCGTCAATCAGAAGATATAGAGTTTTGGCTACGGATCGTGATTCAAACACCTTGGAAAATTGCAGGTATTCCCGATGTTATGACTCTTTATCGGGTGAATACCGCCAGTCTTTCTGCCAACTTTATCAAACAATTCGAGTCTTGGGAAAAGGTGTTTGAAAAGACTCGCTCTTATGCAGCAGAAAAAGTCGAACCTTGGGAAAGTATGGCGAGAGCATACCAACTGCGTTATTTAGCAAGAAGTGCAGTGCGGATGCAGGCTGGTGAAGCAGCCGTACAATTAATTAATCGCTCTTTGTCTACCTACTGGCGCATCTTGCTGGAAGAACCGCGTCGCACTATTTTAACCTGGGTAGCTGCTTATTTGCTCTGGCTTTTACCTTCATCTGTTTACTCTCAAATCAATAGTTTCGCCGCTAAGAGGAGAGGAAGCAATCAAAGACGCCAGATTCTCCAAGAACAGTCCGGTCAGTTGCTATGA
- a CDS encoding WecB/TagA/CpsF family glycosyltransferase, with translation MKKVNILNLPIDNVSQVELLDQLQLGGIVFTPNVDHLIKLQNDGEFYKAYNSATYKVCDSQIVMYASKFLGTPLKEKISGSDLFPAFYNHYKDDERVKIFLLGAAEGVAKKAQERINKTVGRKIIVDSYSPSFGFDKNEEECCKIVDIINKSGATVLAIGVGAPKQEKWIAKYKDKLPNIKTFLAIGATLDFEAGNKPRSPQWMSNMGLEWLYRLLSEPQRLWKRYLVDDLPFIWLVIKQKLNSYKIPLTREKNIYDFDTN, from the coding sequence ATGAAGAAAGTAAATATTCTAAATCTACCGATTGACAATGTTTCCCAAGTGGAACTGTTAGATCAACTCCAACTTGGCGGTATTGTGTTCACACCCAATGTAGATCACTTGATTAAATTGCAAAACGATGGAGAGTTTTATAAAGCCTATAACAGCGCAACTTATAAAGTTTGCGACAGCCAAATAGTGATGTACGCTTCCAAGTTTCTAGGTACGCCACTAAAAGAAAAAATTTCCGGTTCGGATTTGTTTCCGGCTTTTTACAATCACTATAAAGATGATGAGCGAGTGAAGATTTTCTTGTTAGGGGCAGCTGAAGGTGTCGCCAAGAAAGCTCAAGAGCGAATCAATAAAACAGTCGGAAGAAAAATAATCGTAGACTCATATTCTCCATCTTTCGGATTTGATAAAAACGAAGAAGAGTGCTGCAAAATAGTGGATATTATTAACAAGTCAGGAGCCACTGTTTTGGCAATAGGAGTTGGGGCACCCAAACAAGAAAAGTGGATTGCAAAGTACAAAGACAAACTGCCAAACATAAAAACATTTTTGGCGATCGGTGCGACGCTTGATTTTGAAGCAGGGAACAAACCAAGATCGCCTCAGTGGATGAGTAATATGGGGTTGGAGTGGTTATATAGGCTTTTATCCGAACCTCAAAGGCTGTGGAAAAGATATTTAGTAGATGACCTTCCTTTTATATGGTTGGTTATTAAGCAGAAACTAAATTCTTACAAAATACCCTTAACAAGGGAAAAAAATATTTACGATTTTGACACGAATTGA
- a CDS encoding alkaline phosphatase family protein: protein MKNNVIAIGLDSAEPTLLEEWMAQGHLKNLRKLIEQGTYGRLKNMDYYKGESAWTNFLTGCLPFKTGYWSKFEFNPKTYQTKTLGAHGAYDYREISPFYALGDKYRVAVFDVPQTTISDRVNGLQALAWGAHAPMIDRGSQPEGLLEELIGKYGDHPADTFHHNDRSDWYNPASVAKLKREMELGLQRRTAITKDLLSREPWNLFLTVIGETHTFQHYFWHLSQKDHPLYKYTATPDKDPLLEYFEAVDESLGEILAEAPEDAHIMVFSAHGQGTNSADLLSMVVLPEFLYRFSFPGKSLLKSQEMGMTPPAPLTPKNIKESWYKQLHAFKNDPDRVARFLRFVEPALPGRFKPYLSKLYQKIAKVTGSPQTELFSWHPSKWYQPYWPQMKAFYIPGFSDGYIRLNVQGRESQGVVSASEYKAVCDELIEQLHQLKDARNGKPIVKGVVRTRENPYDDNPKLPNADLVVMWEDWAVDVVDSPKFGRIGPIPFNRTGAHRARGFVTVKGPGIAAGSTLKEGHAVDLAPTILELLDAPIPEYMDGKPLLSVKVFA, encoded by the coding sequence GTGAAAAACAACGTCATTGCTATTGGATTAGATTCAGCCGAGCCTACTTTGTTGGAAGAATGGATGGCGCAGGGGCATCTGAAAAACCTTCGCAAGCTGATAGAGCAAGGAACTTACGGACGCCTGAAAAACATGGATTATTACAAAGGCGAATCCGCTTGGACAAACTTTTTAACAGGTTGTCTTCCGTTCAAAACAGGTTATTGGTCTAAATTCGAGTTTAATCCAAAAACCTATCAAACAAAAACTTTGGGCGCACATGGAGCCTACGATTATCGAGAAATTTCCCCATTTTATGCGCTGGGAGATAAGTATCGGGTAGCAGTATTCGATGTACCTCAGACGACAATTTCCGATCGAGTAAATGGCTTACAAGCTTTAGCTTGGGGCGCTCACGCTCCCATGATCGATCGCGGTTCTCAACCGGAAGGGCTACTTGAGGAACTGATCGGGAAATACGGAGACCATCCAGCCGATACATTCCATCATAACGATCGCTCTGATTGGTACAACCCAGCATCGGTAGCCAAACTAAAGCGAGAAATGGAACTCGGACTCCAGCGTCGCACAGCGATTACGAAAGACTTGCTGAGTCGGGAACCTTGGAATTTGTTCTTGACTGTGATTGGCGAAACTCACACCTTCCAGCACTACTTCTGGCACCTCAGCCAAAAAGATCACCCGCTTTACAAGTACACCGCCACTCCGGACAAAGATCCCCTGCTCGAATACTTTGAAGCTGTAGACGAGTCTCTGGGAGAAATCTTAGCGGAAGCTCCAGAAGATGCCCACATCATGGTCTTTTCCGCTCACGGTCAGGGTACGAACTCCGCAGATTTACTGAGCATGGTCGTGCTACCGGAATTCCTGTATCGGTTTAGCTTCCCCGGCAAATCCTTGCTGAAGTCGCAAGAAATGGGAATGACGCCGCCTGCGCCGCTGACACCAAAAAATATCAAAGAAAGCTGGTACAAACAGCTGCACGCTTTCAAGAACGACCCAGACCGGGTAGCCCGATTCTTACGCTTTGTAGAACCAGCACTTCCCGGTCGCTTTAAGCCATATCTGAGCAAACTTTACCAGAAAATAGCCAAAGTGACTGGTTCTCCTCAAACCGAGTTGTTTAGCTGGCATCCCTCCAAGTGGTATCAACCATACTGGCCGCAGATGAAAGCATTTTATATCCCCGGTTTCTCTGATGGCTATATCCGCCTCAACGTACAAGGAAGGGAATCTCAAGGTGTTGTTTCTGCTTCTGAATACAAGGCTGTCTGCGATGAGTTGATCGAACAATTGCATCAACTCAAAGATGCTAGAAACGGCAAGCCAATTGTTAAGGGTGTTGTGCGTACTCGCGAAAATCCCTACGATGACAACCCCAAATTACCAAATGCAGACTTAGTTGTCATGTGGGAAGATTGGGCTGTAGATGTGGTAGATAGTCCCAAATTCGGTCGCATCGGCCCTATTCCTTTTAATCGCACTGGCGCTCATCGTGCGAGAGGATTTGTAACGGTGAAGGGCCCTGGAATTGCAGCTGGTTCTACTTTGAAAGAAGGACACGCAGTAGATTTAGCTCCCACTATTTTGGAATTGCTGGATGCACCGATTCCAGAATATATGGATGGTAAACCTTTACTGTCGGTAAAAGTTTTTGCTTGA
- a CDS encoding lipopolysaccharide biosynthesis protein, which translates to MTLTARLTKPLGKLKTKLNSDFIRNLGWLGGAELINRVFRLATTIILARCLSPYDYGLAALVLTVYEFTQVLTRIGIAGKVIQADREKLESICNGAYWLNWLVCFGVFFIQCIVAFPVAWFYHDNQLIMPICSMAIVYLITPIGRIQAALIQRENRLKITAISGTIQLAIGNILTAIFAIMGLGMWAIVLPRIIAAPIDALVCIYNHPWRRTKGFTTERWWEIFKFGVNFIGIGMLATLRNNLDYLIIGRFLGVKELGIYFFAFNAGLGISLSVIQSITTALYPHICAVRSNWVEFERRYFSGLKTIASIMFPLVLLQSSLAPIYVPIIFGQKWVVAIPILIVICLSAIPRPFFLAATNLFAAIDKPNLSLQGNLLFTMIFAIGLLIGVKWQALGVAISVLVTHAIFMPFFVIWANRYVFGAKKSTPVK; encoded by the coding sequence ATGACTTTGACCGCAAGATTGACTAAACCGCTCGGTAAGCTCAAAACTAAGCTGAATAGCGATTTTATTCGCAATCTTGGTTGGTTGGGCGGTGCAGAATTAATTAATCGCGTTTTTCGGCTAGCAACAACTATCATTTTGGCTCGCTGTTTATCTCCTTATGATTATGGGTTAGCAGCTTTGGTTTTGACAGTTTATGAGTTTACGCAAGTCTTAACTAGAATTGGGATTGCCGGTAAAGTTATCCAAGCCGATCGAGAGAAATTGGAATCTATATGCAACGGTGCATACTGGTTAAATTGGCTTGTTTGTTTTGGTGTATTTTTTATTCAGTGCATTGTCGCTTTTCCTGTTGCTTGGTTTTATCATGACAATCAACTAATTATGCCAATTTGTTCGATGGCAATTGTTTATTTAATTACTCCCATAGGCAGAATACAAGCAGCTCTTATCCAAAGGGAAAATCGGCTAAAAATCACAGCAATAAGCGGGACAATTCAATTAGCGATCGGCAATATTTTAACGGCAATATTTGCAATTATGGGCTTGGGGATGTGGGCGATCGTACTACCCAGGATTATCGCCGCTCCTATAGATGCGCTCGTATGTATATACAATCATCCTTGGCGTCGTACTAAAGGTTTTACCACAGAAAGATGGTGGGAAATTTTTAAGTTTGGCGTCAACTTTATTGGCATTGGGATGTTAGCGACTTTAAGAAATAATTTAGATTATTTAATCATCGGTCGATTTTTAGGAGTGAAAGAACTGGGAATATATTTCTTTGCCTTTAATGCAGGTTTAGGAATTAGTTTAAGTGTCATCCAATCTATTACCACAGCATTGTATCCCCACATTTGTGCCGTAAGGTCTAATTGGGTAGAGTTTGAGAGAAGGTATTTTAGCGGTCTCAAAACGATCGCCTCCATCATGTTTCCCTTAGTATTGTTGCAATCTAGCTTGGCTCCCATATACGTACCTATAATCTTTGGCCAAAAATGGGTAGTGGCAATTCCTATTTTGATCGTAATTTGCTTATCAGCAATACCTCGTCCTTTTTTCCTAGCTGCTACTAATCTTTTCGCAGCGATCGATAAACCTAACTTAAGCTTGCAAGGCAATCTTCTATTCACGATGATTTTTGCAATTGGCTTGCTAATAGGAGTTAAATGGCAAGCTTTGGGAGTTGCTATCAGCGTTTTGGTAACCCATGCAATATTCATGCCTTTCTTCGTGATTTGGGCAAACAGATACGTTTTTGGTGCTAAGAAAAGCACACCCGTAAAATAA
- a CDS encoding glycosyltransferase, protein MKTIQAVARYFPESCGGIHIHLSEIMPVLQAMGVESKVAASGDEPKEDFYTYKGVEVYRYPVFPTPKPEPNHGASFHGGFEHFARWLKEQKADIYHQHQWTPKCGLPHLRLAKELGMGTAVSVRLPQPICQRQTLMLNGEEACDGKIDPVRCGYCCGVSQNLPASVVKSLSYLPVGVSQAAAGVMRRLEKAPGSIEKTANALLKPIAIPGFAAARLQGLQEMAKYADRIVVMSEWVGEALTINGIPREKLFLLRHGIAESFADAYKQTVLQPKKPGEPLKVGFLGRWDRTKGIHIIVEAVKSLPSDVPIELIIHGVASNDEYRKQVLSRIGDDPRIRVAKQLKREELGAALSGFDVLTVPSQWLETGPVVVLEGHAYRVPVVGSKLGGIAEKVKHGVDGLLVPASDVKAWADAFAQLALNPDLLYKLRQGIQPVRTISMEAVDSLTLYQSILAERSELAAYNVGASLQLQPL, encoded by the coding sequence ATGAAAACCATTCAAGCAGTTGCTCGCTATTTCCCGGAAAGTTGTGGCGGAATTCACATCCACCTGAGTGAAATTATGCCCGTGCTGCAAGCTATGGGAGTAGAGAGCAAGGTGGCGGCATCTGGCGATGAACCTAAAGAAGACTTTTACACTTATAAGGGAGTAGAAGTTTATCGCTATCCAGTATTTCCTACGCCAAAACCAGAACCAAATCACGGTGCATCTTTTCACGGCGGTTTTGAGCATTTCGCTCGTTGGTTGAAGGAACAAAAAGCAGATATTTACCACCAACACCAATGGACTCCTAAGTGCGGTTTGCCTCATCTGCGTTTGGCTAAAGAATTAGGGATGGGAACTGCGGTATCGGTAAGATTGCCTCAGCCAATTTGCCAACGCCAAACATTAATGCTGAATGGGGAAGAAGCGTGCGACGGCAAAATCGATCCGGTGCGGTGCGGTTATTGTTGCGGTGTTTCCCAAAATCTGCCAGCTTCAGTTGTGAAAAGTTTGAGCTATTTACCTGTGGGTGTAAGTCAAGCAGCAGCAGGGGTGATGCGCCGTTTGGAGAAAGCGCCGGGGTCGATCGAAAAAACTGCTAATGCTTTGCTTAAGCCGATTGCGATTCCTGGTTTTGCGGCGGCGCGTTTGCAGGGTTTGCAAGAGATGGCGAAATATGCCGATCGCATTGTGGTAATGTCAGAATGGGTTGGCGAAGCTTTGACGATTAATGGCATACCTAGAGAAAAGCTTTTCTTGTTGAGACACGGCATTGCGGAATCTTTTGCCGATGCTTACAAACAAACAGTTTTACAGCCTAAAAAACCTGGAGAACCTTTAAAAGTTGGTTTCTTAGGTCGCTGGGATCGGACTAAGGGAATTCATATCATCGTAGAAGCAGTCAAATCCCTGCCATCTGATGTGCCGATCGAATTAATTATTCACGGCGTTGCCAGCAATGATGAGTATCGAAAACAAGTTTTATCTCGCATTGGTGACGATCCGCGCATTCGGGTAGCCAAACAATTAAAAAGGGAAGAATTAGGTGCGGCGCTGTCAGGTTTTGATGTGCTAACTGTCCCGTCGCAATGGTTGGAAACAGGGCCTGTGGTGGTATTGGAAGGTCATGCTTATCGCGTTCCTGTAGTGGGTTCCAAACTGGGGGGAATTGCGGAAAAAGTGAAGCATGGCGTTGATGGATTGTTAGTGCCAGCCAGCGATGTCAAAGCGTGGGCTGATGCTTTTGCTCAGTTAGCTTTAAATCCCGATTTGCTGTATAAACTTCGTCAAGGGATTCAACCTGTGCGAACTATTAGTATGGAAGCAGTAGATTCTTTAACGCTTTATCAAAGTATTTTGGCAGAGCGGTCTGAATTGGCGGCTTATAATGTGGGTGCAAGTTTGCAGTTACAGCCGCTATAG
- a CDS encoding glycosyltransferase family 2 protein, whose protein sequence is MKTVSVVIPVYKVEKYIAATVQSVLAQTYKNFELLIVDDGSPDRSIEICQQFTDPRIKIIRQENQGVSAARNTGIRYAQGEYLAFLDGDDLWLPEKLEKHILHLENSPSVGVSFSRSAFIDETGKPLNLYQMPKLNEITPDLIFCRNPIGNGSAPVIRREVFEAIKFQDSFSDRAEPCYFDPRLHHFEDVECWLRIVLKTNWQVEGIPEALTLYRVNLKGASTNISKQLEDLEKVIEKTRAYAPEQVERCANRARAYELRFLARRSVSLRNGKAAVELAHRALATHWRIFIEEPRRTLLTLGAAYSLLLLPQSFYRQIEEIALKITGAAQKRRILQEQPR, encoded by the coding sequence ATGAAAACAGTTTCTGTAGTTATTCCAGTTTACAAAGTCGAGAAGTACATCGCCGCGACAGTGCAATCTGTCTTGGCACAAACTTATAAAAATTTTGAGTTACTGATCGTTGATGACGGTTCTCCCGATCGCAGCATAGAAATTTGTCAGCAATTCACAGACCCGCGCATTAAAATCATTCGTCAGGAGAATCAAGGAGTATCTGCGGCGAGAAATACCGGGATTCGTTACGCTCAAGGCGAATACCTGGCATTTCTGGATGGCGATGACCTTTGGTTGCCAGAAAAACTAGAAAAGCACATTCTTCATTTGGAAAACTCTCCCAGTGTAGGAGTCAGTTTTAGTCGATCGGCTTTTATCGATGAAACGGGTAAGCCGTTAAATCTCTATCAAATGCCAAAGCTCAACGAAATTACTCCCGATTTGATATTTTGCCGCAATCCGATCGGCAATGGTTCAGCACCAGTAATTCGCCGAGAAGTTTTTGAAGCTATTAAGTTTCAAGATAGCTTTTCCGATCGAGCAGAACCTTGTTATTTCGATCCGCGATTGCACCATTTTGAAGATGTAGAATGCTGGCTTCGTATTGTTCTTAAAACAAACTGGCAAGTAGAAGGAATTCCCGAAGCTCTTACACTATACAGGGTAAATTTAAAGGGAGCTTCAACCAATATATCCAAACAATTGGAAGATTTGGAAAAAGTAATTGAAAAAACTCGCGCCTACGCTCCCGAACAGGTAGAAAGGTGTGCAAATCGAGCTAGAGCTTATGAGTTGCGGTTTTTAGCTCGCCGATCGGTAAGTTTGCGAAACGGCAAAGCTGCTGTAGAATTAGCTCACCGCGCCTTAGCTACCCACTGGCGCATTTTTATAGAAGAACCGCGTCGTACATTGTTGACTTTGGGTGCAGCTTATTCACTTTTGCTTTTACCTCAATCTTTTTACCGACAAATTGAGGAGATTGCTTTAAAAATTACAGGCGCTGCACAAAAACGTCGCATTCTGCAAGAACAGCCCAGATAA
- a CDS encoding acyltransferase, whose protein sequence is MTNLRLLYLKEALITTLVGWIPLKPGRVLRRVLYRNIFAGLGKSVQIEPGVEFVNADRTEIGEGVKIDRYVRLRNVGRDSKIRIGDWVRLNRAADLKLHSGGSGYIEIGDYTSIGPYTCMTGRDIKIGKYCLIAPHVGIFANNHVFTDPTVPIVQQGHTYKGIVIEDDCWLGSGVKVLDGVTIGRGSVIGAGAVVTKDIPPYSIAVGVPAKVVGKRDVSPNKTGNSEDNEFQNIDIESQRNYLEKLV, encoded by the coding sequence GTGACTAATTTACGGTTACTTTACTTGAAAGAAGCTTTAATAACTACTTTGGTAGGATGGATTCCGCTGAAGCCGGGTAGAGTTTTGCGAAGAGTACTATACCGTAATATTTTCGCAGGTTTGGGTAAATCTGTACAAATTGAACCTGGTGTGGAATTTGTCAATGCCGATCGTACTGAAATTGGGGAGGGAGTGAAGATCGATCGCTATGTTCGACTCAGAAATGTTGGCCGAGATAGTAAAATTCGGATTGGCGATTGGGTACGCCTGAATCGTGCAGCCGATCTCAAACTGCATTCGGGCGGCAGTGGCTATATTGAGATTGGCGATTACACTTCGATCGGCCCTTATACTTGTATGACGGGTCGGGATATTAAAATTGGCAAGTATTGTTTGATCGCACCTCATGTAGGGATTTTTGCCAACAATCACGTTTTTACCGATCCGACAGTGCCGATCGTACAGCAAGGACACACTTACAAGGGCATTGTAATTGAGGACGATTGCTGGTTAGGTAGTGGTGTGAAAGTGTTAGATGGAGTTACGATCGGTCGAGGTAGCGTAATTGGTGCGGGAGCAGTAGTTACTAAAGATATACCTCCTTATTCTATTGCAGTTGGTGTGCCTGCTAAGGTGGTTGGTAAGCGCGATGTTAGTCCTAACAAAACGGGAAATTCTGAAGATAATGAATTTCAAAACATCGACATAGAATCGCAAAGAAACTATCTGGAAAAATTAGTTTGA